From a region of the Pongo pygmaeus isolate AG05252 chromosome 5, NHGRI_mPonPyg2-v2.0_pri, whole genome shotgun sequence genome:
- the SLC29A1 gene encoding equilibrative nucleoside transporter 1 isoform X8: MTTSHQPQDRYKAVWLIFFMLGLGTLLPWNFFMTATQYFTNRLDMSQNVSLVTAELSKDAQASAAPAAPLPERNPLSAIFNNVMTLCAMLPLLLFTYLNSFLHQRIPQSVRILGSLVAILLVFLITAILVKVQLDALPFFVITMIKIVLINSFGAILQGSLFGLAGLLPASYTAPIMSGQGLAGFFASVAMICAIASGSELSESAFGYFITACAVIILTIICYLGLPRLEFYRYYQQLKLEGPGEQETKLDLITKGEEPRAGKEESGVSVSNSQPTNESHSIKAILKNISVLAFSVCFIFTITIGMFPAVTVEVKSSIAGSSTWERYFIPVSCFLTFNIFDWLGRSLTAVFMWPGKDSRWLPSLVLARLVFVPLLLLCNIKPRRYLTVVFEHDAWFIFFMAAFAFSNGYLASLCMCFGPKKVKPAEAETAGAIMAFFLCLGLALGAVFSFLFRAIV, from the exons ATACAAAGCTGTCTGGCTTATCTTCTTCATGCTGGGTCTGGGAACGCTGCTCCCGTGGAATTTTTTCATGACGGCCACTCAG TATTTCACAAACCGCCTGGACATGTCCCAGAATGTGTCCTTGGTCACTGCTGAACTGAGCAAGGACGCCCAGGCGTCAGCCGCCCCTGCAGCACCCTTGCCTGAGCGGAACCCTCTCAGTGCCATCTTCAACAATGTCATGACCCTATGTGCCATGCTGCCCCTGCTGTTATTCACCTACCTCAACTCCTTCCTGCATCAGAG GATCCCCCAGTCCGTACGGATCCTGGGCAGCCTGGTGGCCATCCTGCTGGTGTTTCTGATCACTGCCATCCTGGTGAAGGTGCAGCTGGATGCTCTGCCCTTCTTTGTCATCACCATGATCAAGATCGTGCTCATTAATT CATTTGGTGCCATCCTGCAGGGCAGCCTGTTTGGTCTGGCTGGCCTTCTGCCTGCCAGCTACACGGCCCCCATCATGAGTGGCCAGGGCCTAGCAGGCTTCTTTGCCTCCGTGGCCATGATCTGCGCTATTGCCA GTGGCTCGGAGCTATCAGAAAGTGCCTTCGGCTACTTTATCACAGCCtgtgctgttattattttgaccATCATCTGTTACCTGGGCCTGCCCCGCCTG GAATTCTACCGCTACTACCAGCAGCTCAAGCTCGAAGGACCCGGGGAGCAGGAGACCAAGTTGGACCTCATTACCAAAG GAGAGGAGCCAAGAGCAGGCAAAGAGGAGTCCGGAGTTTCAGTCTCCAACTCTCAGCCCACCAACGAAAGCCACTCTATCAAAGCCATCCTGAAAAAT ATCTCAGTCCTGGCTTTCTCTGTCTGCTTCATCTTCACTATCACCATTGGGATGTTTCCAGCCGTGACTGTTGAGGTCAAGTCAAGCATCGCAGGCAGCAGCACCTGGG AACGTTACTTCATTCCTGTGTCCTGTTTCTTGACTTTCAATATCTTTGACTGGTTGGGCCGGAGCCTCACAGCTGTATTTATGTGG CCTGGGAAGGACAGCCGCTGGCTGCCAAGCCTGGTGCTGGCCCGGCTGGTGTTtgtgccactgctgctgctgtgcaACATCAAGCCCCGCCGCTACCTGACTGTGGTCTTCGAGCACGATGCCTGGTTCATCTTCTTCATGGCCGCCTTTGCCTTCTCCAACGGCTACCTCGCCAGCCTCTGCATGTGCTTCGGGCCCAA GAAAGTGAAGCCGGCTGAGGCAGAGACCGCAGGAGCCATCATGGCCTTCTTCCTGTGTCTGGGTCTGGCACTGGGGgctgttttctccttcctgtttCGGGCAATTGTGTGA
- the SLC29A1 gene encoding equilibrative nucleoside transporter 1 isoform X5, translated as MLTPKSQQQAPEGGSCQPGKTENTITMTTSHQPQDRYKAVWLIFFMLGLGTLLPWNFFMTATQYFTNRLDMSQNVSLVTAELSKDAQASAAPAAPLPERNPLSAIFNNVMTLCAMLPLLLFTYLNSFLHQRIPQSVRILGSLVAILLVFLITAILVKVQLDALPFFVITMIKIVLINSFGAILQGSLFGLAGLLPASYTAPIMSGQGLAGFFASVAMICAIASGSELSESAFGYFITACAVIILTIICYLGLPRLEFYRYYQQLKLEGPGEQETKLDLITKGEEPRAGKEESGVSVSNSQPTNESHSIKAILKNISVLAFSVCFIFTITIGMFPAVTVEVKSSIAGSSTWERYFIPVSCFLTFNIFDWLGRSLTAVFMWPGKDSRWLPSLVLARLVFVPLLLLCNIKPRRYLTVVFEHDAWFIFFMAAFAFSNGYLASLCMCFGPKKVKPAEAETAGAIMAFFLCLGLALGAVFSFLFRAIV; from the exons ATACAAAGCTGTCTGGCTTATCTTCTTCATGCTGGGTCTGGGAACGCTGCTCCCGTGGAATTTTTTCATGACGGCCACTCAG TATTTCACAAACCGCCTGGACATGTCCCAGAATGTGTCCTTGGTCACTGCTGAACTGAGCAAGGACGCCCAGGCGTCAGCCGCCCCTGCAGCACCCTTGCCTGAGCGGAACCCTCTCAGTGCCATCTTCAACAATGTCATGACCCTATGTGCCATGCTGCCCCTGCTGTTATTCACCTACCTCAACTCCTTCCTGCATCAGAG GATCCCCCAGTCCGTACGGATCCTGGGCAGCCTGGTGGCCATCCTGCTGGTGTTTCTGATCACTGCCATCCTGGTGAAGGTGCAGCTGGATGCTCTGCCCTTCTTTGTCATCACCATGATCAAGATCGTGCTCATTAATT CATTTGGTGCCATCCTGCAGGGCAGCCTGTTTGGTCTGGCTGGCCTTCTGCCTGCCAGCTACACGGCCCCCATCATGAGTGGCCAGGGCCTAGCAGGCTTCTTTGCCTCCGTGGCCATGATCTGCGCTATTGCCA GTGGCTCGGAGCTATCAGAAAGTGCCTTCGGCTACTTTATCACAGCCtgtgctgttattattttgaccATCATCTGTTACCTGGGCCTGCCCCGCCTG GAATTCTACCGCTACTACCAGCAGCTCAAGCTCGAAGGACCCGGGGAGCAGGAGACCAAGTTGGACCTCATTACCAAAG GAGAGGAGCCAAGAGCAGGCAAAGAGGAGTCCGGAGTTTCAGTCTCCAACTCTCAGCCCACCAACGAAAGCCACTCTATCAAAGCCATCCTGAAAAAT ATCTCAGTCCTGGCTTTCTCTGTCTGCTTCATCTTCACTATCACCATTGGGATGTTTCCAGCCGTGACTGTTGAGGTCAAGTCAAGCATCGCAGGCAGCAGCACCTGGG AACGTTACTTCATTCCTGTGTCCTGTTTCTTGACTTTCAATATCTTTGACTGGTTGGGCCGGAGCCTCACAGCTGTATTTATGTGG CCTGGGAAGGACAGCCGCTGGCTGCCAAGCCTGGTGCTGGCCCGGCTGGTGTTtgtgccactgctgctgctgtgcaACATCAAGCCCCGCCGCTACCTGACTGTGGTCTTCGAGCACGATGCCTGGTTCATCTTCTTCATGGCCGCCTTTGCCTTCTCCAACGGCTACCTCGCCAGCCTCTGCATGTGCTTCGGGCCCAA GAAAGTGAAGCCGGCTGAGGCAGAGACCGCAGGAGCCATCATGGCCTTCTTCCTGTGTCTGGGTCTGGCACTGGGGgctgttttctccttcctgtttCGGGCAATTGTGTGA
- the SLC29A1 gene encoding equilibrative nucleoside transporter 1 isoform X7 — protein MRRERTRGPQAWEFPSPAKSGCSLQSLSRYKAVWLIFFMLGLGTLLPWNFFMTATQYFTNRLDMSQNVSLVTAELSKDAQASAAPAAPLPERNPLSAIFNNVMTLCAMLPLLLFTYLNSFLHQRIPQSVRILGSLVAILLVFLITAILVKVQLDALPFFVITMIKIVLINSFGAILQGSLFGLAGLLPASYTAPIMSGQGLAGFFASVAMICAIASGSELSESAFGYFITACAVIILTIICYLGLPRLEFYRYYQQLKLEGPGEQETKLDLITKGEEPRAGKEESGVSVSNSQPTNESHSIKAILKNISVLAFSVCFIFTITIGMFPAVTVEVKSSIAGSSTWERYFIPVSCFLTFNIFDWLGRSLTAVFMWPGKDSRWLPSLVLARLVFVPLLLLCNIKPRRYLTVVFEHDAWFIFFMAAFAFSNGYLASLCMCFGPKKVKPAEAETAGAIMAFFLCLGLALGAVFSFLFRAIV, from the exons ATACAAAGCTGTCTGGCTTATCTTCTTCATGCTGGGTCTGGGAACGCTGCTCCCGTGGAATTTTTTCATGACGGCCACTCAG TATTTCACAAACCGCCTGGACATGTCCCAGAATGTGTCCTTGGTCACTGCTGAACTGAGCAAGGACGCCCAGGCGTCAGCCGCCCCTGCAGCACCCTTGCCTGAGCGGAACCCTCTCAGTGCCATCTTCAACAATGTCATGACCCTATGTGCCATGCTGCCCCTGCTGTTATTCACCTACCTCAACTCCTTCCTGCATCAGAG GATCCCCCAGTCCGTACGGATCCTGGGCAGCCTGGTGGCCATCCTGCTGGTGTTTCTGATCACTGCCATCCTGGTGAAGGTGCAGCTGGATGCTCTGCCCTTCTTTGTCATCACCATGATCAAGATCGTGCTCATTAATT CATTTGGTGCCATCCTGCAGGGCAGCCTGTTTGGTCTGGCTGGCCTTCTGCCTGCCAGCTACACGGCCCCCATCATGAGTGGCCAGGGCCTAGCAGGCTTCTTTGCCTCCGTGGCCATGATCTGCGCTATTGCCA GTGGCTCGGAGCTATCAGAAAGTGCCTTCGGCTACTTTATCACAGCCtgtgctgttattattttgaccATCATCTGTTACCTGGGCCTGCCCCGCCTG GAATTCTACCGCTACTACCAGCAGCTCAAGCTCGAAGGACCCGGGGAGCAGGAGACCAAGTTGGACCTCATTACCAAAG GAGAGGAGCCAAGAGCAGGCAAAGAGGAGTCCGGAGTTTCAGTCTCCAACTCTCAGCCCACCAACGAAAGCCACTCTATCAAAGCCATCCTGAAAAAT ATCTCAGTCCTGGCTTTCTCTGTCTGCTTCATCTTCACTATCACCATTGGGATGTTTCCAGCCGTGACTGTTGAGGTCAAGTCAAGCATCGCAGGCAGCAGCACCTGGG AACGTTACTTCATTCCTGTGTCCTGTTTCTTGACTTTCAATATCTTTGACTGGTTGGGCCGGAGCCTCACAGCTGTATTTATGTGG CCTGGGAAGGACAGCCGCTGGCTGCCAAGCCTGGTGCTGGCCCGGCTGGTGTTtgtgccactgctgctgctgtgcaACATCAAGCCCCGCCGCTACCTGACTGTGGTCTTCGAGCACGATGCCTGGTTCATCTTCTTCATGGCCGCCTTTGCCTTCTCCAACGGCTACCTCGCCAGCCTCTGCATGTGCTTCGGGCCCAA GAAAGTGAAGCCGGCTGAGGCAGAGACCGCAGGAGCCATCATGGCCTTCTTCCTGTGTCTGGGTCTGGCACTGGGGgctgttttctccttcctgtttCGGGCAATTGTGTGA
- the SLC29A1 gene encoding equilibrative nucleoside transporter 1 isoform X6, protein MLTPKSQQAPEGGSCQPGKTENTITMTTSHQPQDRYKAVWLIFFMLGLGTLLPWNFFMTATQYFTNRLDMSQNVSLVTAELSKDAQASAAPAAPLPERNPLSAIFNNVMTLCAMLPLLLFTYLNSFLHQRIPQSVRILGSLVAILLVFLITAILVKVQLDALPFFVITMIKIVLINSFGAILQGSLFGLAGLLPASYTAPIMSGQGLAGFFASVAMICAIASGSELSESAFGYFITACAVIILTIICYLGLPRLEFYRYYQQLKLEGPGEQETKLDLITKGEEPRAGKEESGVSVSNSQPTNESHSIKAILKNISVLAFSVCFIFTITIGMFPAVTVEVKSSIAGSSTWERYFIPVSCFLTFNIFDWLGRSLTAVFMWPGKDSRWLPSLVLARLVFVPLLLLCNIKPRRYLTVVFEHDAWFIFFMAAFAFSNGYLASLCMCFGPKKVKPAEAETAGAIMAFFLCLGLALGAVFSFLFRAIV, encoded by the exons ATACAAAGCTGTCTGGCTTATCTTCTTCATGCTGGGTCTGGGAACGCTGCTCCCGTGGAATTTTTTCATGACGGCCACTCAG TATTTCACAAACCGCCTGGACATGTCCCAGAATGTGTCCTTGGTCACTGCTGAACTGAGCAAGGACGCCCAGGCGTCAGCCGCCCCTGCAGCACCCTTGCCTGAGCGGAACCCTCTCAGTGCCATCTTCAACAATGTCATGACCCTATGTGCCATGCTGCCCCTGCTGTTATTCACCTACCTCAACTCCTTCCTGCATCAGAG GATCCCCCAGTCCGTACGGATCCTGGGCAGCCTGGTGGCCATCCTGCTGGTGTTTCTGATCACTGCCATCCTGGTGAAGGTGCAGCTGGATGCTCTGCCCTTCTTTGTCATCACCATGATCAAGATCGTGCTCATTAATT CATTTGGTGCCATCCTGCAGGGCAGCCTGTTTGGTCTGGCTGGCCTTCTGCCTGCCAGCTACACGGCCCCCATCATGAGTGGCCAGGGCCTAGCAGGCTTCTTTGCCTCCGTGGCCATGATCTGCGCTATTGCCA GTGGCTCGGAGCTATCAGAAAGTGCCTTCGGCTACTTTATCACAGCCtgtgctgttattattttgaccATCATCTGTTACCTGGGCCTGCCCCGCCTG GAATTCTACCGCTACTACCAGCAGCTCAAGCTCGAAGGACCCGGGGAGCAGGAGACCAAGTTGGACCTCATTACCAAAG GAGAGGAGCCAAGAGCAGGCAAAGAGGAGTCCGGAGTTTCAGTCTCCAACTCTCAGCCCACCAACGAAAGCCACTCTATCAAAGCCATCCTGAAAAAT ATCTCAGTCCTGGCTTTCTCTGTCTGCTTCATCTTCACTATCACCATTGGGATGTTTCCAGCCGTGACTGTTGAGGTCAAGTCAAGCATCGCAGGCAGCAGCACCTGGG AACGTTACTTCATTCCTGTGTCCTGTTTCTTGACTTTCAATATCTTTGACTGGTTGGGCCGGAGCCTCACAGCTGTATTTATGTGG CCTGGGAAGGACAGCCGCTGGCTGCCAAGCCTGGTGCTGGCCCGGCTGGTGTTtgtgccactgctgctgctgtgcaACATCAAGCCCCGCCGCTACCTGACTGTGGTCTTCGAGCACGATGCCTGGTTCATCTTCTTCATGGCCGCCTTTGCCTTCTCCAACGGCTACCTCGCCAGCCTCTGCATGTGCTTCGGGCCCAA GAAAGTGAAGCCGGCTGAGGCAGAGACCGCAGGAGCCATCATGGCCTTCTTCCTGTGTCTGGGTCTGGCACTGGGGgctgttttctccttcctgtttCGGGCAATTGTGTGA